In Sesamum indicum cultivar Zhongzhi No. 13 linkage group LG8, S_indicum_v1.0, whole genome shotgun sequence, the sequence TAAACTCGTGATTCACTACTAGGGTTTGGTTggtatatttgaaaataaaatggatgTTCTGTTGCATTGGGCATGTTCTTGTGGTGCTGGGCAGATGTTGTTGGCATTCATGGTTCTTATACTAGATTTTCTTATTAGTTTGTTTGCTCGTTGACggtatattatataacttaatTATGGATGTATgacttatttttcttattgagCAGCTTTTTTGGGCACTTTATATTAATCTGGAATACTTGTTGCAAATGTGTTATGATGCGttatttattggaaaaaatgtaagcaactccttgtgatattgtaaataagaaaattatccctttatgaaaaagaaatagtaatttactttacaatattttctaaaatacagcaatttacctccatatattttttagtatgaagcaatttacctccttaacAGGGAGgcaaattatttcattttaaaaagtacagaagaaataaattgttatcTTACTTTTATAAGGGGATACTTTACTCATTTGTAAAATCACgttagggtaaattgctattcaaaAAATGTGGTTGGATTGTTTACTTAATGTATTTTCATTGTATGTGTCACGTAAATTTGTAATCGTAGAATTGATAATGGGTTGGTAACAAGTTAAGTTTCATTTGTTTATGGGAAAAATGCTGCCGAATTTTTTTCTCAcattgtataaatattttggttttctagtgtaaaaaaaaaaaaaaaaaaaaaaaacataaaaatccAATCCATTTAAAACCAAATTTATCTGAACCTATTTCCAACTCAAACCCGACATAACCCACCTATTTGCCACCCCTACTTGTATATCGAGACAAAGATTCAATATGTTATTACATGGAGTTCAGAGGCAAATTTGGGCCGGACTATTTGCTCATATAAATCAATTGGTTGAGTTAAAGTTCAGAATGTCATTTTGGAGTCTTCTGGGAGTGAGTTGCCCTATTCATGAGTTTGAACTTCACACGTCCGAGTTCTTAACAATCATGCTTGTTCTATTTGAATTCTactaaattaaacataattactATAGATTTAGTGGTTTTTTTAATGCAATATACCCCTGGTAAAAGTTTCAAATGTTTGAATTCCTTCAGTATAGTAAAATTGGACcagaaaaatagataaaggATACAATATAGACAATAGAATTTACATGACATATTTTAGAACAGAGTATCACATAATAGTACCAAATCATATTGAAACTGCTACTTAGCCGCACAACAATACACAGAAGCCATATACCCTTTATCTACAACAGATGATGGTAACCCCAAGCACAAATGAACTCTTTTACATGCATCATACAAACGAACATGTATAATGACTGCCTAGCGAATGGACAAATCATATGCAGTCACTTCTTAGCTAACGACGGGCTGTGCCACATTCCCAGTCGCTCTGAAATCCGAAACGCTATCCAAGAGATGATGCGAAgctttctcaaaattcacaaaGCCCATGAACCAGAATTCGTGACCGTCTATGGTCACAATATGGATATACTTCTCAGGTGGATTTTCTCTCATGATCACAGGATTCACATTCCCTATGTTCCCCAAAGGTATGGTCACCTGTTCAACCCACGTCGAGTCTGAACATATAAGTTCCTTAATTTTTGCGggataaaaatatctaaacTTGATAATCTATAGATGTTTTGCTAGAGATATTGCAAAAACTAAGTAAAACTCAAAAAAGTTATCCTTTTTTCATGATATTATGCACAGATCAGGCATATCATGATGAATTTCTTCAGTATCGATCATTTCTTCCACAAAGGCATCTAACAATTCGTGCTTTCATAATCTTTTGCTTCCGCATAAATGACCCACCAAACTATTGGGTCACCATTCGTATCGATACATTGTTTACTTGTAAGACTCACGCAAACAGCAAAACAGTAGCCGTTCACTTCAGTCGTTGCATCATATATCCTAAAATTCTAGatcaatttattcatatacTTGTTATTCACAGTAAAGCTGCAGCAAGCGATTTTAATGATACCAAGAAGCCAATAGCTCTAAATTATCGTTGGATGGAAATTTAATGTGCTACCTTGTAGTAACTCCATGCCTCCTGGCCAGACGGAGCTCTGAAAGATAGGGGGCGATCGCTGCAGAAAGCCACGCGCGCAGTCGAGAGATAGAGGGTTCCAGCAACAGGACCAGTTGTTGTGGAAAGGTAACAGGCAAAAGTCTTCTTCAGCTTCTCATTTGGTTCAGTTGGGAAAATCTGCCTAAAAAGGGACTCAAATCCTCCTTCTGTTATTGCCTTTGCTGTCAAATTAACCTTTCCCCATGCCGCTCCAGACACAGATGGTCCAGTTTTTACTGCAAAGGGTGGTTCACACCGTAATTAGTCATGACCAGATGATCTTGCTCATGTTTCCCTAGttctagaaaataaataaaggagAATGCAACATATACgacaaaatacacaaatttcAGTAATATTATGTCGTGTTCGGATCAACGGATTTAAAGATAAGGATTCCAAATCGATGacaataaattcattatacgaggaaattgcattttttgtcaGGTATCTTAGCGTTAGTACACTTTTTGTTCCATTGGTAACAAGATCCTCAATAATGGTCCCATAAGCTAaagaattctcatttttagtcctttagTTAGATTTCCTTAGTATTTTACCAGCAAAAGCACGTGGCCGTTATCTAGGATACTAACAGAATCTGATGGAAAAACTAGAAGTGAGAACTTTTTGTACTTGTGGGACCATTAACGAAAATCCTGCAACTAATGGGACTAAAGTACGTGGCTAAAAGTGGCCAGAGAGCTAATGGCCATGTGAGCTTGTGCCTTTTCCTAtcacaattcaaataaattatgatggaAGGACTAAAAGTAGGTTTTTTATAGGGGTGGCAAATGGGCGGGGGGTCGGTTTTGGGTCGGGTCCAAAAGGTTGGTACAATATAGATTAGGTTTAATATGAGTTTGAATTAATGGGTTGAAAACGGGTCTTGGATCAATTATacccatttttttatatttaatatttacacaatttaaaattcagataatgataataagatgacaatatttttaagacaacttgtaatataatataatacaattaaatttgttttattcatTGTTTATGGAGTAATCAAGTTATATTAAAGAttcatttgataaatataaaatgaaaagctTGTAAAGTATTACAAAATACCGCATTTTTCCAAACAAATCATGAGATAAACAGTTGTGCAATCAATTTCACCATGattctttctaaaattgaattgtgaatttttaatcgcaataataatagtacatgttagttcattataaattattattagatattgatatttgatatgttcattgaaatttataatataattgtatactatcaatttttaaaaaaaaatatttaaatggtcACATATGAATTGAAAGTTTTGACTTGTTATAAAATTTCTTCACTTtcctttaatttgtttctcattaatttaaaaaatataaattatgtatctatattaatattcgactagcatgaatgtacatatatattattttttatcaaaatttagataataattcgttaattttttaattataaaaaaattatctattaaatttttatttgaaattaaatgaatatgtactatttataaaagcgttttaaaaatttttaaagaaaaaaatgtcaagaaataataatttatttgattctaacatattataagatgtttccatatcttataagtttcaacatcttattttatccaaacagtTCAGGAGCGTATTTTAGAATAAGatccaacatcttataagctcgtaaaacatcttataaaatgttttgaaaaagcTTAGCCAAACCCCTCTAAGTTGGATTTGAAATCACTTTCTCCAAGTCTCTCTTGCATATTCAAATCCATTAGtccaaatgaattattaaatcagAGTAACTCCAAAATAGTTCTTCTTTTGCTCCTACCCACAGAGTAaatctttcttaaaaaaattgtcatgTTTATACAAATGAACTCATAAATTTCACCTAATTATGCTCTTGTTATTTCAACTCAAGCTGAACAAGTAATGAATTAAGTACTCCAAGAAACAATTTTCCTATTTGCCttcattcttgaaaatattcaaagatTTAGCAGTTTCGTGACTACTTATTAGCTCTACGTAACACCAAATATATGAGGAAATTCAATCAGCTAAACAAAAGGTACAAATATCAAGAACTTACAATTGTGCCAGATATTTCGGGCCATTTCTTCGGCCCGATGACTCCATGAATTGAACGTGTTAACCACATATTCAAATGGGTTGTCTGGGGGCTTCTCCACAGGAGAATACACCAGGTAAGGCTGCTGGTTATGGTAAAATTGGGCCGGGCCTTCAGCCTGCCAAAGCGCCGCCTGCTGATTGTCAGGGTGAACCGTCGGTGCTGCCGGCGAGCCCATTATATGAGTGCCCCATTTCTTCGTTTCTTCTTCCGGACCTCCAGGGGCATCTGAATCTTTAGCTGCTGGTTTGTGATTTTCATTGGGGCTTGCCATGATCAAGAACAAGAAGGGACCCGGATTCAGTTGTGAGAGAATTGAATCCCTCTATCCAGAAAACCGATTTGAGAATGGATGATTGAAGATTGAAGAGTATGGATACGTATTTTAGTAAGAGATGAGAATACTTTGTTCTGGAAGAAGAACCTTAACCGCGTCCCTCAGGTTGGATTGACGACGAATTAAAGTATACCCACTTCTCTATTTGTGATTTTCTAATTCGGGTTTAGTCAAATTGGCTTCATCAGCAAACACCCGAACTTTCCAGATGGATATTGTATTTTCGCCCGACCGCACACAGGTGCCGCAAGCTGGTATTCTAGACTGAGTTCCACCAACCATGTCTTAACGGTTAATAATTgagatattatttataattttaaaatttatgggtTTGGATTATACTTGATTTATAGatacttattataatttattttattaattttgattgtatcatgtattgattaaataatagtatattgattgaattaatataattatgtaattattttgttttatttgaaaacatatcattaaaaataagaacTAAATAACATTCAGTGGAGAAGTCAATAAGGCCCAATTCAGTTGGTGAACTTGAGGTCTCATGACTTTAGAGGTCATGCATTTGAATGCTACTATATGCTTGATGCACAGTTTTACTACATAATAGGTGTCGTCTATTGTAATAGtagatattatttaaatttaatttattttattttgttgatcagggtataattattataattatttttataaaataatgatattcaatataaataattataatcgatttatttcaataataataattatcacttttttaattttttaaaaaaaaaactcaatggATGGGGTGACCATTATGTAATTACGGTTTAAAcactatacatacatatatatatatatatgaattgattTGGCATAGctttttgaataattgatGATTATAGGCCTCTAGGGGACAATCCAGCCATTTGGGTTTGAAGATTTTTTTAGAGGTTTTGGACTCAGATCCTAGTATGTAggcaaacaaaaatagaagtaGTTGATGATTATggaataattacttttattttcaaattttttataaaaattaattttaaaataattgattctATAAAATTGCCATAGGCTAAAACttttaaacattaatttttacaaaaaaaaaaaaaagaaatgcaaaatatTGTGTTTGAATAACTCAAAAGCTAagtatattttagataatcGTCTCAAAATCATGCTAAAAAGTGATTTTGGATTTACATGACCACTAGAATTATGTTTGTTAATACAAAGTAAGCTTTTGTTTAGGAGTATCGCATTTTTATTAAGTGACCCAGAATCTATTTGTCATTTGTATCATATGTGTTTGCAACATGAAAATATGCTAGTATAGAACCCTTGGGGTATGACTTATGTGTATCTATGCCTACGATGGGGTTACATACGTTAATACAATTGCGAGAACTTGTCCAATAGCAGTGGAAGGTGTCACAATATATGCAGATTTAGTTGGACAAACCTTAACGAATTTGACGTTATTTTGGGAGTTGATTAGTTAACTCGTAATCGTGCTTTGGTgggttttttgaaaaaaaggaGGTGTCACAATATATccaattatttgtttttatcattattgcttttaatttaattaaaagagggTATGAAGCATATTTAGTGAATGTACGTATACTACGATGGTTAGTTCGGGTGTATCCGGAAAGAATGAGTTGCTCATTTTATCTTGTCTGGACTACATTTGATTATGTATGTAGATAGGGCCGcttatttgcttactgagttACAGGTTCATTCAtctactaatatttttcatatacgGATCTTTACCCACCGAGGGCTAAGTTCAAAACTTTCATTTCAATCAAGTCGGGTCAATATGCAGTTTTCTCTTCAGTCAgtagtaaaaatgaaaatcacaTTCTTGGGGTgtataaagtaataaaatgtGGGTGACGTgcaaactaattataaaaactttattttatagtgttttatatgtgcatatatatatatggtctTGTCAATGAGGTGACAATTGTACTTGTGGTGATAATGAGAatacgtgtgtgtgtgtgtgtatatattgaACAGGAACTAGATTACGTGCATAGTGACATGTATAAATAGGGTTTATTTCGAGTGTGATATTTAGGGGATATGTAGTCATAGTGTAGTTAGGGGATGCTACAGAGAAGGTGTCAAAGTGATATTTATGGGGATGAATAATATAACtccgtatatttttttattatttatattactttttaatttaaatttaaattattttatcaatttttttattgaatctgtttataaaattacacctcttaaataattaaaatattaaattatttaattaatatattaataaaaattagttactagttcataaattcaaattaaaaaattatcaaacatgtataaattcaaattagttACTAGaatgtatttatgtatttatacatacatatttttatgatgaacaATGGCGGAGGAAGGAAATAGACTGGACACAAGTGGGGCGAGGTCATAGGCTGCAATGGGGCGGTGGGAACAAGGGCACAGGTAGTAATTGAGGGTAGGCATGGCGATAGGATCGGAAAGAATGaggttaattttgaaatttaactacaatttattttatgtctAAACTTTGGGCCTGTAAGTTTTTGAACATGGGCTTGTTCTTGTATTTTATgtgcttataaattttatttgagatAATCATAGTGTTTTTCTTAAAAGTTTggtttaaaattatcaagttTGAACATTTAATCCGCCTCCCCTACTTCtaacaaatgtaaaaaaaaaaaaaaaatcttgtcgtttaatatatatatatatataattaatgataattttaatagtcaataaagtttttcaattttattttgtgattatatttgaattttattttattttttatatattgatcccaccaattattttaattttcttcaataacaCGATAATATGAGTCCAAAGTACGAAAATCCAATATGCAAATATAACAGTTTgaaaacttttaattaattaaagtggATTAGTTgcacaaataaattaaactaaaagatataatttagTAAGAAATCTAAGGATTAAATCTTTGAATTAAAGATTTAAGCATTCAACGCTTCTCTACCCAAATTTTTAAcatgtgcattttttttaaatagcaTTGGACGAGACCAATTAGGTGAATTTGAATCTAATTGAGTGGGAAATGGAGCCTCTTGAACCCACGATTTTAGAGGTCATGGATTCGAATTTCACCAACGAGACCAATTAGGTGAATTTGAATCTAATTGAGTGGGAAATGGAGCCTCTTGAACCCACGATTTTAGAGGTCATGGATTCGAATATCGCCAAGTTTATGGGATTTGTCTACTATAATAGTAGGTATTGTTAAgcaaaatatgattattataatagtatttattaaatattaatatcgacatgaataattataattataatctatttatttcaattaataatagttgatCGCTTTTACTTCTAGAAAACGGAATCACAATTCgttctaattatatttggaaTAGGTCCAATTTAACCCGAACGTGGAATAGGCCCAATTTTACCACTTCCACCTTGTTTGGTTGAGGTACCGaacatattttttgaacttatattaatgataattatatcgttctctgaataataataataataaataattatgtcggccttttataaaatttaatatcattacGTCACCAAACTTTATCTTATCCTTTTAAGAGATAAGTTGATTTCATGTGGATGGATCTCAATATCTGTGTTCTTGACCCGCACAAATTCGTGTTCTATACTATAAAAAGTAGAAATGAAAAGATGGTGACCCAAAATTTCCACAGGAAACAGAGTAGTGAGCTAAACTATTGAATCACgtgtaaatttgaaaattcccAAATATAAAAGTCTTCGGCAGGCAGTGGCAGACAGCGTACTCAATACTCTCTGTCTCATCTCTACCCGCTCTTCTGAAAACGAGCAGTTTTTTGTATTAGGGTATTTaatcttaatatatttaaaatattttacaaagttataagatattaaattttattttttaaaaaataaatatcatagtTAATCAATTAAGTTCGCATTTATAATCACTTTAATTATTAcagcttatttttttatgttagcatcctcaatttttttttttttttatctcaaattGATCCCTTCAACCTTTTTTTGGCAAACATATGACCCAAAAATAGTCATGTGACTGGTATATGGCTTAATGTGTAGGGGTAGCTTTTTCGttgtgcaattttaaaaaaaaaaaaatagacaaaatttGGTTATATTACTCGGACATACTTTTTAGATGAATACATCTTGCATTCATACTAGAAGTTACTCACCAGGCCATGTTGTTCGTGTTTTTATACGTACAATTATAATGCACGATCAGACCAGATCATGTCCAAACCGTGTTTCACTTTCAAAGTTGTGTTTTCATACCAGAATCATaactttatgaaaattcttctccaatcataattttacataCTATTGAGCTACTTAAGGGGAAAACTCAGATATCGGCAGGGGGCGGGGGGATGTTTAAGCTGAAATAGATTCATTTCATTACATCACACGTATTAGTTGCTAGAATAGCTAGTCACATAGTAGTCCATGTGTATTTTCAGCACTTTTATTACATCTTCCACACCACAAACATAACTGCACAAGCtaacattaaaaaagaaaagttccACACCTTTATGTACATCATTCTCCAAACTTCTCACTTTTCTCAGTAGGTCAAGACTTTTCCACCCAAAAAGTTACTATTCATAGTTTTACAAACTTGAggattaaagtaaaaaaaatttaaattaatcattttatcctctaaaaagtcaaaatttaacaaCATTTTTGTCGAGAAATAGTCAGAGAACCAATTTAAGACAAAAACTGAAGTTTAGAAATGCTAAcgtcaagaaatgaacttaaGAGATTAAAGTGATTCTAAACACAATCTTTTGggatcaatttaaaaaaattattttcaaaaaaattaactccTAAAgcgtttgaataaaataagatgttttcatATGTTATAAAATGTTATGGTGGTTGGCATAGTAAACTCTTTATTTCGATAAAGTGTTCAAATAAGACATGCTAGTATTAAGATAAAGTAAGTAGctatttcttgatatatttagcatctaaactttataaaatacttttataaatattacacattagtttaactataaataaaattttaattggataatattttttacaaaaatgaaaaaaaaaaaaaagagggattATTACCTAAACTTTTGCatcaaagtaatatatatgtttattcaTGCAACTCGAATATTAACAGAAAAGGTGTATTTTTGGTTCTCGAAATATAGTCACTAATGCGACTTTGGTCCTCAAATATAGTCACTAATGGGATTTTGATCCTCAAACAATTTAAGGTTGTAGTTTTGGTCCTcaaactttaactttttgacacttttggtcctttagTTAAGTTTTCCGTTAAACCTAAgggaaatttcatttaaagtggaaaaaattgctattttttttttccattttgtagtctttttcaagttgtaatccactgcattcattttttctgtttttcttcaaacttttaaaagataataaatcagaaaaaataaatttaagcaacaaatttactaataatcttgacaaaaaattatcaataaattttagaaaaattgtcaataaacacttttatggactaatatgCTCTATAAAGTAAAACCAACAAGAGTAAAGTAATAATTTCCACTCCACTGTCTGGGAGCTAcacaagtatattttatttgacatgggtatttataatttttcaaaaaataaaatgtatttataattatgccgaatcttaaaaaatataggtataGTTTActcttcattaaaaaaataaaaataaagaactgGAATATAGACAAGAAAAATGAGGATATTTTggttttatgaaatattaatttataaagctttataaaatatttttaaaaaaatgggtgaaaaaatttttttcaaaaaaaaattacaattttataagtttttttaaaaaaattgcaaacaaTTTATTAgtgtttataaatttcttaaatatcaGCCAAACATCCCATATATCTTAGTGCATGAAGGTAGTAATTGCGTGTTATTTTGAACTTGGAAATTAGAACAGCCATAGAGGGAGGAACAAGTTGACCCGTTCAACTCTACAAATTAGACATCAACTTTTTTGGACCAAAATCTTTAAGACAAACAACAGGTTTACatgaattattcataaaacCAATAATTGACTTTAactatcattattttatatatatattttttctgatgTGGGACTACCTCAAAgtcttgaaatttatataaagctTCCTGATTTTTCTATcagtgacaaaaaaatataagaattcgCTCCTTTTATATTTAGGTTGCGTTGGCTCAATCCTGACCATACTTAAGCTCGGGTATATACCGATTGATGATgacaa encodes:
- the LOC105168466 gene encoding GEM-like protein 5 gives rise to the protein MASPNENHKPAAKDSDAPGGPEEETKKWGTHIMGSPAAPTVHPDNQQAALWQAEGPAQFYHNQQPYLVYSPVEKPPDNPFEYVVNTFNSWSHRAEEMARNIWHNLKTGPSVSGAAWGKVNLTAKAITEGGFESLFRQIFPTEPNEKLKKTFACYLSTTTGPVAGTLYLSTARVAFCSDRPLSFRAPSGQEAWSYYKVTIPLGNIGNVNPVIMRENPPEKYIHIVTIDGHEFWFMGFVNFEKASHHLLDSVSDFRATGNVAQPVVS